The proteins below are encoded in one region of Microbispora sp. NBC_01189:
- a CDS encoding nuclear transport factor 2 family protein — MSDDVVRHVFRSVDSFDPEEFGRLLAEDATLVFGNAEPLAGRESIVAGLREFYSIIGGLRHRVVRNWQVDADIIAETEVTYRRLDGRDASAVAVSIWRTRDDGLISDYRIFVDLAPIYAV; from the coding sequence ATGTCCGACGACGTGGTACGACACGTTTTCCGATCAGTCGATTCGTTCGATCCTGAGGAGTTCGGGCGACTGCTGGCCGAGGACGCCACGCTGGTGTTCGGGAACGCCGAGCCGCTGGCGGGACGTGAATCCATTGTCGCCGGGCTCCGGGAGTTCTACTCCATCATCGGCGGCCTGCGGCACCGGGTCGTCCGGAACTGGCAGGTGGACGCCGACATCATCGCCGAGACCGAGGTGACCTACCGGAGGCTCGACGGCAGGGACGCGAGCGCCGTAGCCGTGTCGATCTGGCGCACCCGCGACGACGGCCTGATCTCCGACTACCGCATATTCGTCGATCTTGCCCCCATTTACGCGGTCTGA
- a CDS encoding barstar family protein, translating to MASAPRPLPAWLTITTGRAPAVVDGRACRTRAAFFAEVARVLRLPGYFGHNWDALTDSLRDIGKVHLVVEHAEDLLTAEPAEQFATLLAVLAGAAGDADTTGLTLTLCTDSAHEAPLRRRTAEGLA from the coding sequence ATGGCCTCCGCCCCGCGTCCGCTGCCCGCATGGCTCACGATCACCACCGGCCGGGCCCCGGCGGTCGTCGACGGGCGGGCCTGCCGTACCCGTGCCGCCTTCTTCGCGGAGGTGGCGCGGGTGCTGCGCCTCCCCGGCTACTTCGGCCACAACTGGGACGCGCTGACCGACTCGCTCCGCGACATCGGGAAGGTCCATCTGGTCGTCGAGCACGCTGAGGACCTGCTCACCGCCGAACCCGCCGAACAGTTCGCCACCCTGCTGGCCGTACTGGCCGGGGCGGCCGGCGATGCAGACACGACCGGGCTGACCCTGACGCTGTGCACCGACTCCGCCCACGAGGCGCCACTCCGCCGACGTACGGCCGAGGGCCTCGCCTGA
- a CDS encoding ribonuclease domain-containing protein: MRTPRRFRSSWPARFIALIAAVVSLTAVTGTVPAQAAVYGSCTISRCADARSVNAIWAGKGYPTSAGWYSWPDGRYNYTGGRFYNREGQLPSGATYYEYDVYSRANGAARDAYRIVVNRSTGVTWFSPNHYTDFYRL, translated from the coding sequence GTGCGGACTCCGCGACGCTTCCGGTCGTCCTGGCCGGCCCGGTTCATCGCCCTGATCGCCGCCGTCGTGTCCCTGACCGCGGTGACCGGAACCGTTCCCGCCCAGGCGGCGGTCTACGGTTCCTGCACCATCTCCCGCTGCGCCGACGCGCGCTCGGTCAACGCGATCTGGGCCGGGAAGGGATACCCGACCAGCGCCGGCTGGTACTCCTGGCCGGACGGCAGGTACAACTACACCGGCGGCCGTTTCTACAACAGAGAGGGCCAGCTGCCCAGCGGTGCCACCTACTACGAGTACGACGTGTACTCCCGGGCGAACGGCGCCGCGCGGGACGCCTACCGGATCGTCGTCAACCGGAGCACCGGCGTGACCTGGTTCTCGCCGAACCACTACACCGACTTCTACCGGCTCTAG
- a CDS encoding DUF4142 domain-containing protein, whose translation MLRSLIATVTTVAATLSGVTAAHAAPPDASDKDKAFLVSAHQDNLTEIQGGQTAEKQAASQAVKNAGSRFVKDHTALDEQVRKVATEYGVDLPSQPTEKQQAELRKFAAKSGIAFDRAWIPAQVEDHRATLAALDKEASTGSSEKVRQLARDAIPVVKGHLNLVESIQRGG comes from the coding sequence ATGCTGAGATCGCTCATCGCCACGGTCACGACTGTGGCCGCGACGCTGTCAGGGGTCACCGCCGCACACGCCGCACCACCGGATGCCAGCGACAAGGACAAGGCGTTCCTGGTCAGCGCGCATCAGGACAACCTCACGGAGATCCAGGGCGGGCAGACCGCCGAGAAGCAGGCCGCGAGCCAGGCCGTCAAGAACGCCGGAAGCCGGTTCGTCAAGGACCACACAGCCCTCGACGAGCAGGTCAGGAAGGTCGCCACCGAGTACGGGGTGGACCTGCCGAGTCAGCCGACGGAGAAACAGCAGGCCGAACTGCGGAAGTTCGCCGCCAAGAGCGGCATCGCGTTCGACCGGGCCTGGATTCCGGCGCAGGTCGAGGATCACCGCGCGACCCTGGCGGCGCTGGACAAGGAGGCGTCGACCGGTTCCTCCGAGAAGGTGCGGCAGCTCGCCCGGGACGCCATACCGGTGGTGAAGGGCCACCTCAACCTCGTGGAGAGCATCCAGCGTGGCGGGTGA
- a CDS encoding HNH endonuclease — translation MINALVQGRTYKHLHGRERGDRRPLSEERFGFPVTPERRREQEARFWVRVNRSGGSDACWPFVGAKPGRYGLLGLGNYLVGSTAAFVVAYSLARGLSQAPDSAYVIRHLCNNKPCCNPAHLLLGTHRENQMDRLAAEREGILGPKIVEDPVAPPEGGWIVAVGDPDELERAARASEFWQRVDKSGGEESCWPWIGGTRNQFGYGQMKWNGATMTAHRIAYLLHNKLNPEDVPRATHIRHRCPPGGSPRDCNNPRHLISGTAADNRADCKEDGNIPMGENHHNGRKFPDVMIRGLRESYWSTPVDLRPTLTDIARKHGAAINTISNWLTGESRPSAGGPTAKLR, via the coding sequence ATGATTAACGCGCTAGTGCAGGGACGGACGTACAAGCACCTCCATGGTCGAGAACGCGGTGATCGCCGGCCGCTAAGCGAAGAGCGGTTTGGATTCCCTGTGACTCCCGAACGTCGGCGAGAACAGGAGGCTCGCTTTTGGGTGCGGGTTAATAGATCTGGTGGTTCTGACGCCTGCTGGCCGTTCGTAGGCGCCAAGCCTGGTAGGTACGGGTTGCTTGGGCTCGGTAATTACCTGGTTGGAAGTACGGCTGCGTTCGTAGTGGCATATAGCCTGGCTCGTGGCCTGAGTCAGGCTCCCGACTCGGCCTATGTGATCCGCCATCTTTGCAACAACAAGCCATGTTGCAATCCGGCTCATTTGCTCCTCGGTACTCATCGCGAGAACCAGATGGACAGGCTTGCTGCTGAGAGAGAGGGGATCCTTGGCCCCAAAATTGTAGAAGACCCCGTGGCACCGCCCGAGGGTGGGTGGATTGTTGCTGTCGGCGATCCGGATGAACTGGAACGGGCGGCGCGAGCCTCGGAATTCTGGCAGCGGGTCGATAAATCAGGCGGTGAGGAGTCATGTTGGCCTTGGATAGGGGGGACGAGAAATCAATTCGGCTATGGGCAGATGAAGTGGAATGGTGCGACCATGACCGCCCATCGCATCGCCTATCTTCTACACAACAAACTCAACCCTGAAGATGTCCCTCGGGCTACTCATATTCGTCATCGCTGTCCGCCGGGTGGGTCACCCAGAGACTGCAATAACCCTAGGCATCTCATCTCTGGAACCGCTGCCGATAATAGGGCGGATTGCAAAGAGGATGGAAACATCCCGATGGGTGAGAACCATCATAATGGGCGCAAGTTTCCGGACGTTATGATCCGTGGGCTTCGCGAGAGTTACTGGAGCACCCCTGTTGACTTGCGGCCGACTCTCACGGACATCGCACGCAAGCATGGTGCTGCAATCAATACTATCTCTAATTGGCTCACTGGCGAGAGCAGGCCCTCTGCGGGCGGACCGACAGCGAAGCTTCGATAG
- a CDS encoding tyrosine-type recombinase/integrase, producing MSNTTFNVRVYKIENRKNTKGTVTSYRVLWRTAGLMWKRPFPKEAQADAFRSKLVTAARSGEPFNLATGEPVSWARADRPDMSWYSFACKFVDMKWTDASAKHRAGIAYALTMATFGMLDSTACPYNSKELRTALRRWGFNTKERPNCPERTRGILEWVERNSLRVSALSAAATARALLNAATTRLDGKRVAASSNRRHRVILSNALAYAVELGLLDKNPIPDLKWKVTKTTLQVDRRSVVNPDQARALLSAVASQKPSGALLMPFFATLYYAGLRPEEAVNLREKDARLPDATDEWGELYLTAATPHAGKEWTDSGQQRDKRGLKHRAEGESRPVPCPPDLVAILRKHLKEHGAGPGGRVFHGANGGIVATSTIQRIWDRARQDALTPEEYASPLARRPYDLRHACLSTWLSAGVPATQVAQWAGNSVEVLLRTYAKCLAGQEEAAMKRISDILKQ from the coding sequence ATGAGCAACACGACGTTCAATGTCCGCGTCTACAAGATCGAAAATCGCAAGAACACCAAGGGAACGGTCACCTCATACCGCGTCCTGTGGCGAACCGCAGGGCTCATGTGGAAGAGGCCGTTCCCGAAGGAAGCGCAAGCCGACGCCTTCCGAAGCAAGTTGGTCACTGCCGCGAGGAGCGGCGAGCCCTTCAACCTTGCCACCGGAGAGCCTGTTTCCTGGGCACGGGCCGACCGGCCCGACATGAGTTGGTACAGCTTCGCCTGCAAGTTCGTGGATATGAAATGGACCGACGCATCCGCCAAGCATCGTGCCGGCATCGCGTACGCGCTCACGATGGCTACATTCGGCATGCTCGACTCCACCGCCTGCCCGTACAACTCAAAGGAACTCCGCACGGCACTCCGACGCTGGGGATTCAACACCAAAGAGCGTCCGAACTGCCCAGAGAGAACACGCGGAATCCTCGAATGGGTCGAGCGGAACTCCCTACGAGTGTCGGCGCTCTCGGCTGCTGCAACTGCGCGAGCGCTGCTCAACGCCGCAACAACCCGCTTGGACGGCAAGCGCGTAGCCGCCAGCTCGAACAGACGACATCGCGTCATACTGTCCAATGCCCTGGCCTACGCGGTGGAACTCGGGTTGCTCGACAAAAACCCGATTCCGGATCTCAAGTGGAAGGTCACCAAGACGACGCTTCAGGTTGACCGACGCTCGGTGGTCAACCCTGACCAGGCCCGCGCCCTTCTCTCCGCTGTGGCAAGCCAGAAGCCGAGCGGCGCCTTGCTCATGCCATTCTTCGCCACGCTCTACTACGCAGGATTGCGACCAGAGGAAGCCGTGAACCTGCGGGAGAAGGACGCGAGGCTCCCGGATGCCACTGACGAGTGGGGCGAGCTGTACCTGACGGCCGCAACGCCACACGCTGGCAAGGAATGGACCGACTCCGGACAACAACGTGACAAGCGCGGCTTGAAGCATCGCGCAGAAGGCGAGAGCCGGCCAGTGCCCTGCCCACCGGATTTAGTGGCCATCCTACGGAAGCATCTCAAGGAGCACGGTGCTGGCCCCGGCGGGCGCGTCTTCCACGGGGCGAACGGCGGCATCGTTGCCACGAGCACTATCCAACGGATCTGGGACAGAGCGCGACAGGACGCCTTGACGCCCGAAGAGTACGCCTCGCCCCTCGCCAGACGACCCTATGACCTTCGGCATGCCTGCCTCTCTACGTGGCTCAGTGCCGGCGTTCCGGCGACCCAGGTAGCTCAATGGGCAGGCAACAGCGTCGAGGTTCTCTTGCGGACCTACGCTAAATGCCTGGCAGGACAAGAGGAGGCTGCAATGAAGAGAATCAGTGACATTCTGAAGCAGTAA